In the Clostridium sporogenes genome, one interval contains:
- a CDS encoding undecaprenyldiphospho-muramoylpentapeptide beta-N-acetylglucosaminyltransferase: MKKIIMTGGGTAGHVTPNLALVPELKKLEYEIKYIGSIEGIERKIIEKEGIEYFPISSGKLRRYFDLKNFSDPFKVLKGVFQAKKIIKREKPDIVFSKGGFVTVPVVIAAHLNKIPVIAHESDITPGLANKLAIPYCTKVCVTFPESVKHIKGDKAVLTGTPIRKELLEGSKIKGKELCKFKDDKPILLIIGGSLGSKIINEIVRKNLYSILSTFNIIHICGKSNLDENLENRMGYTQFEYVNEELPDLMKASDLVISRAGANVIYELLALKKPNLLIPLSKKSSRGDQILNAASFKKSGYSLVLQEEDVTDKTLLEKLNYLYENRNSYVNNMSKSKMNDGVKNITELIKKYTK; the protein is encoded by the coding sequence TTGAAAAAGATTATAATGACAGGTGGAGGAACTGCAGGACATGTTACACCAAATTTAGCTTTAGTCCCAGAATTAAAAAAATTGGAATATGAAATTAAATATATAGGAAGTATAGAAGGAATAGAAAGAAAAATTATAGAAAAAGAAGGAATAGAATATTTCCCTATTTCTAGTGGAAAATTAAGAAGATATTTTGATTTGAAAAATTTTTCTGATCCTTTTAAAGTATTAAAGGGTGTGTTTCAAGCAAAAAAGATAATTAAAAGAGAAAAACCAGACATAGTTTTTTCAAAAGGAGGATTTGTAACTGTTCCAGTAGTTATAGCAGCTCATTTAAATAAAATACCAGTTATAGCTCATGAATCAGATATAACTCCAGGTCTTGCAAATAAATTAGCTATTCCTTATTGTACAAAGGTATGTGTTACTTTCCCAGAATCAGTAAAACATATAAAAGGCGATAAAGCTGTGTTAACAGGTACACCTATAAGGAAGGAATTGTTAGAAGGAAGTAAAATTAAAGGTAAAGAATTATGTAAATTTAAAGATGATAAACCTATTCTTTTAATAATTGGAGGAAGTTTAGGTTCAAAGATTATAAACGAAATAGTCAGAAAAAATTTATATAGTATACTTTCAACATTCAATATAATACACATTTGTGGAAAGTCTAACTTAGATGAAAATTTAGAAAATAGAATGGGGTATACTCAATTTGAATATGTAAATGAAGAATTACCAGATTTGATGAAGGCTTCAGATTTGGTAATATCTAGAGCAGGAGCCAATGTAATATATGAACTTTTAGCACTTAAAAAACCAAATCTTTTAATACCTCTGTCCAAAAAATCTAGTAGAGGAGACCAAATTTTAAATGCAGCTTCCTTTAAAAAGAGTGGTTATAGTTTAGTTTTACAGGAAGAAGACGTCACAGATAAAACTTTACTTGAAAAACTAAATTATTTATATGAGAATAGAAACTCATATGTAAATAATATGTCAAAAAGCAAAATGAATGATGGAGTTAAAAATATAACAGAGCTTATAAAAAAATATACAAAATAA
- the recJ gene encoding single-stranded-DNA-specific exonuclease RecJ, with translation MKKKWMLRRNKLNIKDIAHRVGISETLCTILVNREIYNLQDIEGFLNPSLEKLHNPVLMKDMDKGTEIIKKAIMDKKKIAIYGDYDADGVTSTVILYTALKECRANVIYYIPDRETEGYGMCTDRIEKLKAEGVEVIITCDNGIAALEQVERAKELDMIVVITDHHELPFIENENGEREYVVPKADAIINPKQKDCYYPFKMLCGAGVAFKFSKLLYEKLNINPNKYKDLLEFAAIGTICDVVDLKDENRIIAKLGLKNINNTNNLGLRALIKETSLDNKNISSYNVGFIIGPCINATGRLDTAAISVELFLTKDIKRAEELAKDLRNLNSERQEITMEGVQEITYTIENSSLKNDKVLVIYKDNIHESIAGIVSGRIKDAYNRPTIVLTKGKEMPKGSGRSIDGYNLFEELMKCKKYIHKFGGHPMAAGLTIEEENIDKLREELNKNCDLKDEDFIPKIRIDKRLPLKEVSLELINSLQCLEPFGKSNSSPILAEKNIKVEGIRILGKDQNTLKLTCRVEYTNRRIDAIAFGKVDEFKSDLENIYGEENVENIIVNPLMVGLKLDLIYYPMINEYNGNINAQLKIIDYRING, from the coding sequence TTGAAGAAAAAGTGGATGTTAAGAAGAAATAAATTGAATATAAAAGATATAGCACATAGAGTAGGTATAAGTGAAACTTTATGTACTATATTAGTTAATAGAGAAATATATAATTTACAAGATATAGAGGGTTTTTTAAATCCTTCTTTGGAAAAACTTCATAATCCTGTATTAATGAAAGATATGGACAAAGGTACAGAAATAATTAAGAAAGCAATAATGGATAAGAAAAAGATAGCAATTTATGGGGATTATGATGCAGATGGGGTTACTAGTACTGTAATATTATATACTGCATTAAAAGAATGTAGGGCTAATGTTATTTACTATATACCAGATAGAGAAACAGAAGGCTATGGTATGTGTACAGATAGAATTGAAAAACTCAAAGCAGAGGGAGTAGAGGTTATAATTACGTGTGATAATGGCATAGCTGCATTGGAACAAGTAGAACGAGCAAAAGAATTAGATATGATAGTGGTAATTACAGATCATCATGAATTACCCTTTATAGAAAATGAAAATGGAGAAAGAGAATATGTAGTACCTAAAGCAGATGCTATAATAAATCCAAAACAAAAGGATTGCTATTATCCATTTAAAATGCTTTGTGGGGCAGGTGTAGCTTTTAAATTTTCAAAACTTTTATATGAAAAACTAAATATTAATCCTAATAAATATAAAGATTTATTAGAATTTGCAGCTATAGGAACCATATGTGATGTGGTAGATTTAAAAGATGAAAATAGAATAATAGCTAAATTAGGATTAAAAAATATAAATAATACAAATAATCTAGGATTAAGGGCACTTATAAAAGAAACTTCACTAGATAATAAAAATATAAGCTCTTATAATGTAGGATTTATAATAGGCCCTTGTATAAATGCTACAGGAAGATTGGATACAGCAGCTATTTCTGTAGAGTTATTTTTGACAAAAGACATAAAAAGAGCAGAAGAATTAGCAAAAGATTTAAGAAATTTAAATTCAGAGAGACAAGAAATAACTATGGAAGGTGTACAGGAAATAACTTATACCATAGAAAACTCATCATTAAAAAATGATAAAGTGTTGGTTATTTATAAGGATAATATACATGAAAGTATAGCAGGTATAGTATCAGGAAGAATAAAGGATGCATATAATCGACCAACAATAGTTTTAACTAAAGGAAAAGAAATGCCTAAAGGATCTGGAAGATCCATTGATGGATACAACCTTTTTGAAGAACTTATGAAGTGCAAAAAATATATACATAAATTTGGAGGTCATCCAATGGCTGCGGGGCTTACCATAGAGGAAGAAAATATAGATAAACTAAGAGAAGAATTAAATAAAAATTGTGATTTAAAAGATGAGGATTTTATACCTAAAATAAGGATAGATAAAAGATTACCTTTAAAAGAAGTAAGCCTAGAACTTATAAATAGTTTACAATGCTTAGAGCCCTTTGGTAAAAGCAATAGTTCACCAATATTAGCAGAAAAGAATATAAAGGTAGAAGGTATAAGAATATTAGGCAAAGACCAAAATACATTAAAATTGACTTGTAGAGTAGAATATACTAATAGAAGAATAGATGCAATAGCTTTTGGAAAAGTGGATGAATTTAAAAGTGATTTAGAAAATATATATGGTGAGGAAAATGTAGAAAATATTATAGTTAATCCGCTCATGGTAGGTTTAAAATTAGATTTGATATACTATCCTATGATTAATGAGTATAATGGGAATATAAATGCACAGTTAAAAATAATAGACTACAGAATAAATGGATAA
- a CDS encoding alpha/beta-type small acid-soluble spore protein, producing MTKKLVPEVKEALSRFKIETAKEIELGFTSFNNPKNLSDKVKLNPDKSFKPYKF from the coding sequence ATGACCAAAAAATTAGTACCAGAAGTAAAAGAAGCTTTAAGTAGATTTAAAATAGAAACTGCAAAAGAAATAGAATTGGGTTTTACAAGTTTTAATAATCCTAAAAATTTATCTGACAAAGTAAAACTTAATCCTGACAAATCTTTTAAGCCATATAAATTTTAA
- a CDS encoding TIM barrel protein, producing the protein MDRLLFGISGLPIGDGTNKFNYKSGITYLNSIGLDAMELPFVRSVNVTDKNKEGILQEKNDNNFYLSAHGSYFINLNADEIEKQEKSMERIVKGAEGLKKVKGRSLIFHPGFYLKDSKEETFKTILENLKKLPYLGIDYRLETTGKGTQFGSLEENVALCKEVSTCKLCIDFSHIHARSNGCLKTYKDFYNILSYVEKNLGRSALDDMHIHLSGIHYSEKGERNHLPFEESDFNYIDCLKAFKDFDIKGCVICESPILEKDALLLKNSYYEL; encoded by the coding sequence ATGGATAGATTACTTTTTGGAATATCCGGTTTACCAATAGGTGATGGTACAAATAAATTCAATTATAAATCTGGAATAACATATTTAAATAGTATTGGTCTAGATGCTATGGAATTGCCTTTTGTAAGATCTGTTAATGTTACTGATAAAAATAAAGAAGGTATCCTTCAAGAGAAAAATGATAATAATTTTTATTTATCTGCCCATGGCTCTTATTTTATAAACTTAAATGCAGATGAAATAGAAAAACAAGAAAAATCTATGGAAAGAATCGTAAAAGGAGCCGAAGGCTTAAAAAAGGTTAAAGGAAGAAGTTTAATATTTCATCCTGGATTTTATCTTAAAGATTCAAAAGAAGAAACTTTTAAAACTATTTTAGAAAACTTAAAAAAACTTCCATATTTAGGAATAGATTATAGACTAGAAACCACAGGAAAAGGTACTCAATTCGGTTCTTTAGAAGAAAATGTAGCTTTATGTAAAGAAGTTTCTACTTGCAAATTATGTATAGATTTTTCTCATATACATGCTAGATCTAATGGTTGTTTAAAAACTTATAAGGATTTTTATAATATATTAAGTTATGTAGAAAAAAATTTAGGAAGATCTGCTCTAGATGACATGCATATACATCTTTCTGGAATACATTATAGCGAAAAAGGTGAAAGAAACCATCTTCCTTTTGAGGAAAGCGACTTTAACTATATTGATTGTCTTAAAGCTTTTAAAGATTTTGATATTAAAGGTTGTGTAATATGTGAAAGTCCAATACTTGAAAAAGATGCTCTTCTTCTTAAAAATTCATATTACGAACTTTAA
- a CDS encoding DUF1292 domain-containing protein: MKDEKINSCGCGCGCEEEIEKDTCGCGEVEESCGCGCGSDHEEHHHDHCGCGCGDEEAGETILVDLQDENGNNVTCEVIDEFDYKEKTYALVQNPDNNSVYLFREESQGDEVELVNPDENEFEEVTAYYENLQ, encoded by the coding sequence ATGAAAGATGAAAAAATAAATAGTTGCGGTTGCGGTTGTGGCTGCGAAGAAGAAATAGAAAAAGATACTTGCGGATGCGGTGAAGTAGAAGAAAGTTGCGGTTGTGGTTGCGGCAGTGATCACGAAGAACATCATCATGACCATTGTGGTTGTGGCTGCGGAGATGAAGAAGCTGGAGAAACAATTCTTGTAGATTTACAAGATGAAAATGGAAACAATGTTACTTGTGAAGTAATAGATGAGTTTGATTATAAAGAAAAAACATATGCATTAGTACAAAATCCAGACAATAATTCAGTATATTTATTTAGAGAAGAAAGTCAAGGAGACGAGGTTGAACTTGTTAATCCAGACGAAAATGAATTTGAAGAAGTAACTGCTTACTACGAAAATTTACAATAG
- a CDS encoding HAD-IB family hydrolase yields MEKLAIFDVDYTLTKQETLIQFYKFMIKKRPSLIFHAPKIVISGLLYALKIFQAGKAKEIFIGFIDGITEDEMQNYVKEFYDKKLSKILYKDAIDTMRKLKSQGYKVYLISASAEFYLKELYNIKEVDKVIGTIFTLEEGSYKRKIIGENCKGEEKVRRLKEVLKEENIEVDFKESYMFSDSLADLPLFKLVGKPYLINAKRKYNNIEVLNWK; encoded by the coding sequence GTGGAGAAATTGGCAATATTTGATGTAGATTATACACTTACTAAACAAGAAACACTTATACAATTTTATAAATTTATGATTAAAAAGAGGCCTTCTCTTATATTTCATGCTCCTAAAATAGTTATATCTGGTCTTTTATATGCTTTAAAAATATTTCAAGCAGGAAAAGCTAAAGAAATATTTATAGGCTTTATAGATGGCATTACAGAAGATGAAATGCAAAATTATGTGAAAGAATTTTACGATAAAAAATTAAGCAAAATATTATATAAAGATGCTATAGATACTATGAGAAAATTAAAAAGTCAAGGTTATAAAGTATACCTTATATCTGCATCAGCAGAGTTTTATTTAAAAGAGCTTTATAATATAAAAGAAGTAGATAAAGTAATAGGAACTATATTTACATTAGAAGAAGGCTCCTACAAGAGAAAAATAATAGGAGAGAATTGCAAAGGAGAAGAAAAAGTAAGAAGACTTAAGGAAGTTTTAAAAGAAGAAAATATAGAGGTAGATTTTAAAGAATCCTATATGTTTTCAGATTCTTTAGCAGACTTACCTTTATTTAAATTAGTAGGTAAACCTTATCTTATAAATGCAAAAAGAAAATATAATAATATAGAAGTACTTAATTGGAAGTAA
- the nifJ gene encoding pyruvate:ferredoxin (flavodoxin) oxidoreductase, with product MRRMKTMDGNTAAAYISYAFTDVAAIYPITPSSPMAEHVDEWVAQGKKNIFGQPVKVMEMQSEAGAAGAVHGSLQAGALTTTYTASQGLLLMIPNMYKIAGELLPGVFHVSARALAANSLNIFGDHQDVMAARQTGLALLAESSVQQVMDLSAVAHLAAIEGRVPFINFFDGFRTSHEIQKVEVLEYDELENLVDMDGVKAFRRRALNPDHPVIRGTAQNPDIYFQEREVSNNYYERLPEIVEKYMGEISKLTGREYHLFNYYGAEDAERLIIAMGSACDTVEEVVDYLMAKGEKVGLLTVHLYRPFSLEHFFKYIPKTVKNIAVLDRTKEPGALAEPLYLDVKNAFYGKEWQPTIVGGRYGLGSKEVYPSHILSVYENLKKDEPKDGFTIGIVDDVTNTSLEEAEAINTTPAGTTACKFWGLGSDGTVGANKSAIKIIGDHTDMYAQGYFAYDSKKSGGITISHLRFGKSPIQSPYLINQADFVACHNQSYVYKYNVLEGLKKGGRFLLNTIWTPEEVEEHLPASMKKYIAENDIEFYTLNAVKIAQEIGLGGRINMICQAAFFKIANIISVEDAVKYLKDAVVTNYGKKGQKIIDMNNAAIDKGVNAIVKIEVPASWKDAKCEGTCEANENPEFIKNIVEPMNRQEGDKLPVSAFKGMEDGTFPSGTAAYEKRGIAINVPEWQLDKCIQCNQCSYVCPHAVIRPALLTDEEVKNAPEGFKSKPAVGAKGLNFTMAISPYDCTGCGNCADVCPAKEKALIMKPFDSQLEESKNWDYAIKVSPKANPMKKNSVKGSQFEQPLLEFSGACAGCGETPYAKLVTQLFGDRMMIANATGCSSIWGASAPSTPYTTNHKGYGPAWANSLFEDNAEFGMGMYLGVKQIRDKVTQDVKAVLGFKSAEELQSCAIGTEDCSEKDMTGTVISGELRAALEDWLNNKDLGEGTRERADKVIELVGKEKGSDKFLNEIYENKDFLVKRSHWIFGGDGWAYDIGYGGVDHVLASGEDLNILVFDTEVYSNTGGQSSKATPTAAIAKFAASGKKTKKKDLGAMAMTYGYVYVAQIAMGADKNQTLKAIAEAEAYPGPSLIIAYAPCINHGLKAGMGCSQLEEKKAVDCGYWGLYRFNPELKEAGKNPFSLDSKEPKASFKDFLMGEVRYASLAKQFPESAEALFAKTEQDAKERLENYKKLAEQ from the coding sequence ATGAGAAGAATGAAAACTATGGATGGTAATACTGCTGCAGCATACATATCATATGCATTTACAGATGTAGCAGCTATTTATCCAATAACACCTTCATCACCAATGGCAGAGCACGTTGATGAATGGGTAGCTCAAGGAAAGAAAAACATATTTGGTCAACCAGTAAAAGTTATGGAAATGCAATCTGAAGCTGGTGCAGCAGGAGCTGTTCACGGTTCTCTACAAGCAGGTGCATTAACAACAACTTATACAGCATCTCAAGGTTTATTACTTATGATCCCTAATATGTACAAAATCGCTGGAGAACTTCTACCAGGAGTATTCCACGTAAGTGCGAGAGCATTAGCAGCTAATTCTCTAAACATATTTGGAGACCATCAAGATGTTATGGCAGCTAGACAAACAGGACTAGCCTTATTAGCTGAAAGCAGTGTACAACAAGTTATGGATTTATCAGCAGTTGCACATTTAGCAGCTATAGAAGGAAGAGTCCCTTTCATAAACTTCTTCGATGGATTTAGAACATCTCATGAAATCCAAAAAGTAGAAGTTTTAGAATATGATGAATTAGAAAATTTAGTTGATATGGATGGAGTAAAGGCTTTCAGAAGAAGAGCTTTAAATCCAGATCATCCAGTTATAAGAGGTACAGCTCAAAATCCTGATATTTATTTCCAAGAAAGAGAAGTATCTAACAACTATTATGAAAGACTTCCTGAAATAGTTGAAAAATACATGGGAGAAATCTCAAAATTAACAGGAAGAGAATACCACCTATTTAATTACTATGGTGCAGAAGATGCAGAAAGATTAATAATAGCTATGGGATCAGCCTGTGATACTGTAGAAGAAGTTGTTGATTACTTAATGGCTAAAGGAGAAAAAGTTGGTTTATTAACAGTACATTTATATAGACCATTCTCATTAGAACACTTCTTTAAATATATACCAAAAACAGTTAAAAACATTGCTGTTTTAGATAGAACTAAAGAACCAGGTGCTTTAGCAGAACCATTATACTTAGACGTTAAAAATGCGTTCTACGGAAAAGAATGGCAACCAACAATAGTTGGAGGAAGATACGGATTAGGTTCAAAAGAAGTTTATCCATCACATATATTAAGTGTATATGAAAACTTAAAGAAAGATGAACCAAAAGATGGATTTACTATAGGTATAGTTGATGATGTTACAAATACATCATTAGAAGAAGCAGAAGCTATCAACACAACTCCAGCTGGAACTACAGCATGTAAGTTCTGGGGATTAGGTTCAGATGGTACTGTTGGAGCTAACAAGAGTGCTATAAAAATCATAGGTGACCATACAGACATGTATGCACAAGGATATTTTGCATATGATTCTAAAAAATCTGGTGGTATAACAATTTCTCACTTAAGATTTGGTAAATCACCTATACAATCACCATACTTAATAAATCAAGCTGACTTTGTAGCTTGTCACAACCAATCTTATGTATATAAATACAATGTATTAGAAGGATTGAAAAAAGGTGGTAGATTCTTATTAAATACTATCTGGACTCCAGAAGAAGTAGAAGAACATTTACCAGCTTCAATGAAAAAATATATTGCTGAAAATGATATAGAATTCTATACATTAAACGCTGTTAAAATAGCACAAGAAATAGGATTAGGCGGAAGAATCAACATGATTTGTCAGGCTGCTTTCTTCAAGATTGCCAACATTATATCAGTAGAAGATGCAGTTAAATACTTAAAAGATGCCGTTGTAACTAACTACGGTAAAAAAGGTCAAAAAATCATTGATATGAATAATGCTGCTATAGACAAAGGTGTTAATGCTATAGTTAAAATAGAAGTTCCAGCTTCATGGAAAGATGCTAAATGCGAAGGTACATGTGAAGCTAACGAAAACCCAGAATTTATCAAAAATATTGTTGAACCAATGAACAGACAAGAAGGAGACAAACTTCCTGTAAGTGCATTTAAAGGAATGGAAGACGGTACATTCCCATCAGGAACAGCTGCTTATGAAAAGAGAGGAATTGCTATAAACGTTCCAGAATGGCAATTAGATAAATGTATTCAATGTAACCAATGTTCATATGTTTGTCCACATGCGGTTATAAGACCAGCACTTTTAACTGATGAAGAAGTTAAAAATGCTCCAGAAGGATTTAAATCAAAACCAGCTGTAGGAGCAAAAGGATTAAACTTTACAATGGCTATAAGTCCATATGATTGTACAGGATGTGGAAACTGTGCAGATGTATGTCCAGCTAAAGAAAAAGCATTAATAATGAAACCATTTGATTCTCAACTTGAAGAAAGTAAGAATTGGGATTATGCAATAAAAGTATCTCCAAAGGCTAATCCAATGAAGAAAAATTCAGTTAAAGGTAGCCAATTTGAACAACCATTATTAGAGTTTTCAGGTGCCTGTGCAGGTTGTGGAGAAACTCCATATGCTAAACTTGTAACTCAATTATTTGGAGATAGAATGATGATAGCTAATGCTACAGGTTGTTCATCAATTTGGGGAGCATCAGCACCATCAACTCCATATACTACAAACCATAAAGGATACGGTCCAGCTTGGGCTAACTCATTATTCGAAGATAATGCTGAATTTGGAATGGGTATGTATCTTGGAGTAAAACAAATAAGAGATAAAGTTACACAAGATGTAAAAGCTGTATTAGGATTTAAATCAGCAGAAGAACTTCAAAGCTGTGCAATAGGAACAGAAGATTGTTCAGAAAAAGATATGACAGGAACAGTTATATCAGGAGAATTAAGAGCTGCTCTAGAAGATTGGTTAAACAATAAAGATCTAGGAGAAGGTACTAGAGAAAGAGCAGACAAAGTTATAGAATTAGTAGGAAAAGAAAAAGGAAGCGACAAATTCCTAAATGAAATCTATGAAAATAAAGATTTCTTAGTTAAGAGATCACACTGGATATTCGGTGGAGACGGTTGGGCTTACGACATCGGATATGGCGGAGTAGACCACGTACTTGCTTCAGGAGAAGACTTAAATATCCTTGTATTTGATACAGAAGTTTATTCAAACACAGGTGGTCAATCTTCAAAAGCTACACCAACTGCAGCTATAGCTAAGTTTGCAGCATCTGGTAAAAAGACTAAGAAAAAAGATTTAGGTGCAATGGCTATGACTTATGGTTATGTTTACGTAGCACAAATCGCTATGGGAGCAGACAAGAACCAAACACTAAAAGCAATAGCTGAAGCTGAAGCATATCCAGGTCCATCATTAATAATAGCTTATGCTCCATGCATAAACCATGGATTAAAAGCAGGAATGGGCTGCAGCCAATTAGAAGAAAAGAAAGCTGTTGATTGTGGATATTGGGGATTATACAGATTCAACCCAGAATTAAAAGAAGCAGGAAAGAATCCATTCTCATTAGATTCAAAAGAACCAAAAGCAAGCTTCAAAGACTTCTTAATGGGAGAAGTAAGATATGCATCACTTGCTAAACAATTCCCAGAAAGTGCTGAAGCGTTATTTGCAAAAACAGAACAAGATGCTAAAGAAAGATTAGAAAACTACAAAAAATTAGCTGAACAATAA
- a CDS encoding PAS domain-containing sensor histidine kinase, with amino-acid sequence MVPIGSVFLEDKSTIKSIMDSIPYSCYIVNDKYELLYVNSMALKLSKELKRKSSYNLQPGEEKTLIDFLDEYEMNFIDGEAVTEKNFPVFIAIKEQKEIKEIPLIFTKHNHEKACFNLTVIPINLEGTKKGALVNLIDITKEYSYKETIEKDKKEILNISKLIKNKSEIIDILRKKELDYIKYLDNVINNISEGILVFDKNSKLILWNKAIEHIGGVRIKKVLNIEEIIKEYDLYILDEYKNMRYKIKKINPDYDRSVKDLLMKLIKKDTNEIKYIEYNSSPIKDRNNEIIYTISSVKNVTDLVENQIMAEEKTEFIKYVVDCIELPLAVLDYPDLTYRLVNERYEELVERLYNKKIKGNLSGKKVEDVFKKEEFKEQLEILQKIREGTIKEYTFSPKKFVLQSGEERFFKVKYIYHETKNKKRVHIHGSDVTEEFKSNLELEKVNKLKDEFFTIISHELRTPLTIIYSSLQLAYDIYPEDINSNINKILKRIKQNTSRLLKLINNILDISKAEAGFLTLNNECFDVVWQTENIVNSIINYANFKNINIIFDTTKEEENVWIDKEKYERVLLNLLSNAVKFTPENKSIYINLKIYKNNFQLIVKDEGVGISQEKIDCIFNRFAQVNSSLSRNAEGTGIGLSLVKKIVDLMGGEIKVNSIMGKGTIFIVKLNKNIDKSCEKTERTIIHNDISKKIHIEFSDIN; translated from the coding sequence ATGGTACCAATAGGAAGTGTTTTTTTGGAAGATAAAAGTACAATAAAAAGTATAATGGATAGTATTCCTTATTCATGTTATATTGTAAACGATAAATATGAATTACTGTATGTAAATAGCATGGCTCTAAAGCTAAGCAAAGAATTAAAAAGAAAATCTAGTTATAATTTGCAGCCAGGAGAAGAAAAAACCTTGATAGATTTTTTAGATGAATATGAAATGAATTTTATTGATGGTGAAGCTGTTACAGAAAAAAACTTTCCTGTTTTTATAGCTATTAAGGAACAAAAAGAGATAAAAGAAATTCCATTGATATTTACAAAACATAATCATGAAAAAGCATGTTTTAATTTAACTGTAATACCTATAAATTTAGAAGGAACTAAAAAAGGTGCTTTAGTAAATTTAATAGATATTACTAAAGAGTATTCATATAAAGAAACTATAGAAAAAGATAAAAAAGAAATTTTAAATATTTCAAAACTAATAAAGAATAAGAGTGAAATTATAGATATATTAAGAAAAAAAGAATTGGATTATATAAAATATCTTGATAATGTAATTAATAATATATCTGAAGGTATATTGGTTTTTGACAAGAATTCCAAATTAATTTTATGGAATAAGGCTATTGAACATATAGGTGGAGTAAGAATTAAAAAAGTATTAAATATTGAAGAAATAATTAAAGAGTATGATTTATATATATTAGATGAATATAAAAATATGAGATATAAAATAAAAAAGATAAATCCAGATTATGACAGAAGTGTGAAAGACTTATTGATGAAATTAATAAAGAAGGATACTAATGAGATTAAATATATAGAATATAATAGTAGCCCTATTAAAGATAGAAATAATGAAATAATATATACTATATCTAGCGTAAAAAATGTTACGGATTTAGTAGAAAATCAAATAATGGCTGAAGAAAAAACAGAATTTATAAAATATGTAGTAGACTGTATAGAGTTACCATTAGCTGTATTAGATTATCCAGATTTAACATATAGATTAGTTAATGAAAGATATGAGGAATTAGTAGAACGTTTATATAATAAAAAAATAAAGGGAAATTTATCTGGGAAAAAAGTAGAGGATGTTTTTAAAAAAGAAGAATTTAAAGAGCAGTTGGAAATTTTACAGAAAATCAGAGAAGGAACAATTAAAGAGTATACATTTTCTCCTAAAAAGTTTGTTTTGCAGTCAGGAGAAGAAAGATTTTTTAAAGTAAAATATATTTATCATGAGACTAAAAATAAAAAGAGAGTTCATATACATGGTTCTGATGTAACAGAAGAATTTAAAAGCAATTTGGAGTTAGAAAAGGTAAATAAACTTAAAGATGAATTTTTTACTATAATATCTCATGAACTAAGAACCCCATTGACAATAATATACTCATCACTACAATTAGCTTATGATATTTATCCAGAAGACATAAATTCAAATATTAATAAAATTTTAAAAAGAATAAAACAAAACACATCTAGACTTTTAAAACTTATAAACAATATATTAGATATATCGAAGGCGGAAGCTGGTTTTTTAACATTGAATAATGAATGTTTTGATGTGGTATGGCAAACAGAAAATATAGTTAATTCAATAATAAATTATGCAAATTTCAAAAATATAAATATAATATTTGATACTACAAAGGAAGAAGAAAATGTTTGGATTGATAAAGAGAAATATGAAAGAGTATTATTAAATTTATTATCTAATGCCGTAAAATTTACACCGGAAAATAAATCAATATATATTAATCTTAAAATATATAAAAATAATTTTCAATTAATAGTAAAAGATGAAGGTGTAGGAATATCTCAGGAAAAGATAGATTGTATTTTTAATAGATTCGCACAGGTGAATAGTTCATTATCAAGAAATGCAGAAGGTACGGGGATAGGGCTTTCACTAGTTAAAAAAATTGTGGATCTTATGGGAGGAGAAATAAAGGTAAATAGTATTATGGGAAAAGGTACTATTTTTATTGTTAAACTAAATAAAAATATAGATAAATCTTGTGAAAAGACAGAGAGGACAATTATACACAATGATATTTCTAAGAAAATACATATAGAGTTTTCAGATATAAATTAA